A window from Citrus sinensis cultivar Valencia sweet orange chromosome 3, DVS_A1.0, whole genome shotgun sequence encodes these proteins:
- the LOC107174281 gene encoding probable RNA-dependent RNA polymerase 1, translating to MAKMISLFGFASLVSSKAVKEFLELHTGEGTVSNVEVGQKEGSRAHAIVEFTTVEAAELIKSLAAGRRLWYGNSYLKASDAKRRSPYSKLDDDLKLNFGCQISEDKFSVLWSQENVSVKLCSDLRKFMFFLSCASVDYKLELSYESIWQIVLHRSSRHSDKYLVIQLHGAPKIYEKDVHWIREVDFTPSSSIGQSSAMCLELPRGAHILKTLKDFFYYKESPVQFTLVPGSAFSCNTDLVPMISPPHGIKLQFKILFKINSLVQHGCIPGPALDAKFFRLVDPSRIRMEYIEHALETLFHLRECCYEPVSWLEEQYRKYVLSRRFLTSPAVALDDGLIYVNKVLVTPSKVYFSGPEISLSNRVVRSYPDEIDNFLRLSFVDEDLDKLYSTVLSPVTSSTNEERHTRIYERVLSTLRNGIVIGDKKFETLAFSNSQVKDNSLWMFASRPELTAASIRERMGDFRDIKNVAKYAARLGQSFSSSREALHVDSSDIEIIPDVEVEDDGITYCFSDGIGKISAELAEIVAKNCGFTIYTPSAFQIRYGGYKGVVAVDPTSSTKLSLRKSMLKYKSESTSLDILANSKYQPCFLNRQLITLLSTLGIRDRVFEKKQREGVAQLDAILTDPLKAHEALELMSSGENTNVLKEMLMCGYKPDVEPFLSMMLHTFRASNLLELRTRTRIFIQNGRAMMGCLDETGTLEYGQVFVQCSASRRREFLDNSCNNRSGELSVVEGKVVVAKNPCLHPGDMRVLRAVDVPALHHMVDCVVFPAKGKRPHTNECSGSDLDGDVYFVCWDHELIPPLQFRPMDYTPAPEKVLDRDVTIEDVEEYFADYIVNDSLGIICNAHVVHADSEPDKARSSKCLELAKLSSIAVDFSKTGVAATIPSGLRVKKYPDFMEKQNKTCYESQRVIGKLYREVKGIAPSTATMKSFTKEVAMQSYDTDMEVDGFKHYIIDAFNYKTEYDIKLGNLMDYYGIKTEAEMLSGCIMEMAKSFDKKRDLEAITFAVRSLRKEARTWFNKKKNESDSSHEAVYAKASAWYHVTYHPSYWGRYKREGMNRDHFLSFPWCIHDKLIEIKRGKQSS from the exons ATGGCTAAGATGATCAGTTTGTTTGGATTTGCTTCACTTGTGTCTTCCAAAGCTGTGAAGGAATTTCTGGAGCTACATACCGGTGAAGGAACTGTTTCTAATGTTGAAGTTGGACAAAAGGAAGGTTCAAGAGCACATGCTATAGTTGAGTTCACAACTGTGGAAGCTGCGGAACTAATCAAGTCGTTGGCTGCTGGGCGTCGTCTGTGGTACGGGAATTCTTATCTAAAAGCTTCCGATGCAAAGAGAAGGAGCCCGTATTCCAAGTTGGATGATGATCTGAAGTTGAATTTTGGATGCCAAATTTCCGAGGACAAGTTTTCTGTGCTCTGGTCGCAGGAAAACGTTTCTGTGAAACTGTGTTCGGACCTCAGAAAATTCATGTTCTTTCTGTCTTGTGCATCTGTAGATTATAAGCTTGAGCTCTCCTATGAAAGCATTTGGCAGATTGTGCTTCACCGTTCCAGTCGTCACTCTGATAAGTATCTTGTCATTCAG TTGCATGGTGCTCCTAAGATTTATGAGAAAGATGTCCACTGGATTCGTGAAGTTGATTTTACTCCATCTTCAAGCATTGGACAATCATCTGCTATGTGTTTGGAACTTCCCAGAGGGGCTCATATTCTGAAAACTCTGAAAGATTTCTTCTACTACAAAGAAAGTCCAGTGCAGTTCACTCTAGTACCAGGCTCTGCATTCTCTTGCAATACTGATCTTGTCCCGATGATCAGTCCACCTCATGGCATTAAACTGCAATTCAAAATCTTGTTCAAAATCAATTCTCTAGTTCAACATGGCTGCATTCCAGGGCCTGCACTTGATGCAAAATTCTTTCGCTTGGTGGATCCGAGTAGAATCAGGATGGAATACATAGAACATGCTTTGGAGACGCTATTTCACCTTAGAGAATGCTGCTATGAGCCTGTAAGCTGGCTTGAAGAGCAATATAGGAAGTATGTCTTATCTAGGCGATTTCTTACATCCCCTGCTGTTGCCTTGGATGATGGGCTGATTTATGTAAACAAGGTTTTGGTAACCCCATCTAAAGTTTATTTCTCTGGTCCGGAGATTAGTCTATCAAATCGTGTGGTACGAAGTTATCCAGATGAAATTGACAACTTTCTTCGCCTTTCTTTTGTTGATGAGGACTTGGATAAGTTGTACTCAACAGTTTTGTCTCCTGTGACATCTTCCACCAATGAAGAAAGGCatacaagaatttatgaaAGAGTACTCTCAACTCTAAGAAATGGGATAGTCATTGGAGATAAGAAGTTTGAAACTCTGGCATTTTCAAATAGTCAAGTGAAAGATAATTCTTTGTGGATGTTTGCATCCAGGCCTGAGCTTACCGCAGCATCTATCAGAGAGAGAATGGGTGATTTTCGCGACATAAAGAATGTTGCAAAGTATGCTGCTAGACTTGGTCAGTCTTTCAGCTCATCTAGAGAGGCACTGCATGTTGACAGTAGTGATATTGAAATCATTCCTGATGTAGAGGTGGAGGACGATGGGATTACATATTGTTTCTCGGATGGTATAGGGAAAATATCTGCCGAATTAGCCGAAATTGTGGCTAAAAATTGTGGTTTCACGATTTATACTCCATCTGCATTTCAGATTCGATATGGTGGGTACAAAGGTGTTGTAGCAGTTGATCCAACTTCATCAACAAAGTTATCATTGAGGAAGAGTATGCTCAAGTACAAATCAGAAAGCACAAGTCTAGACATTTTGGCAAATAGCAAGTATCAGCCCTGTTTCCTTAATCGCCAGTTGATAACCCTTTTGTCTACTCTTGGCATTAGAGATCGTGTTTTTGAAAAGAAGCAGAGAGAGGGCGTCGCGCAATTAGATGCCATTTTAACAGATCCTTTGAAGGCACATGAGGCACTGGAACTGATGTCATCAGGGGAGAACACAAATGTTTTGAAAGAAATGCTTATGTGTGGTTATAAGCCTGATGTAGAACCGTTTCTGTCAATGATGCTACACACATTCCGCGCATCAAATCTGCTGGAGCTGAGAACCAGAACAAGGATATTTATCCAGAATGGACGAGCAATGATGGGATGTCTTGATGAAACAGGCACATTAGAATATGGTCAGGTATTTGTTCAATGTTCTGCCTCTAGAAGAAGAGAGTTTTTGGATAATTCCTGCAACAATCGGTCAGGAGAACTTAGTGTTGTGGAGGGAAAGGTGGTTGTTGCTAAAAATCCATGTCTACACCCAGGAGACATGCGTGTGCTAAGGGCTGTGGACGTACCTGCTTTGCATCACATGGTGGATTGTGTTGTTTTCCCggcaaaaggaaaaag ACCCCATACAAATGAATGCTCGGGAAGTGACCTGGACGGTGACGTGTACTTTGTCTGCTGGGACCACGAACTTATTCCTCCACTTCAGTTTCGACCAATGGATTATACTCCGGCACCAGAAAAGGTTTTGGATCGTGACGTGACAATCGAG GATGTAGAGGAATACTTTGCCGATTACATAGTCAATGACAGCTTGGGCATAATTTGCAATGCCCACGTCGTGCATGCAGATTCAGAACCTGACAAGGCGAGGAGCAGCAAATGTCTTGAGCTTGCTAAGCTATCCTCCATTGCAGTGGACTTCTCCAAAACTGGAGTCGCAGCCACAATACCCAGTGGACTACGTGTCAAGAAATATCCAGACTTTATGGAGAAGCAAAACAAAACCTGCTATGAATCACAGCGTGTCATTGGGAAGCTTTATCGAGAGGTAAAAGGCATTGCACCATCAACAGCCACTATGAAATCCTTTACTAAGGAAGTGGCAATGCAGTCCTATGATACTGATATGGAAGTTGATGGCTTTAAGCACTACATCATCGATGCTTTCAACTACAAAACTGAGTATGATATCAAGTTGGGGAACTTAATGGATTATTATGGGATCAAAACTGAGGCTGAAATGCTGAGTGGGTGCATCATGGAAATGGCAAAGTCCTTTGATAAGAAAAGAGACTTGGAAGCAATCACTTTTGCTGTAAGGTCATTAAGAAAAGAAGCCAGGACCTGGttcaacaagaagaagaatgaGTCAGATTCTAGCCATGAAGCTGTATACGCAAAAGCTTCAGCTTGGTACCATGTGACTTACCATCCAAGTTACTGGGGTCGGTATAAACGAGAAGGAATGAATCGAGACCATTTTCTCAGCTTCCCGTGGTGCATCCATGACAAGCTGATTGAGATCAAAAGGGGAAAACAGAGCTCCTAA